The Marinilongibacter aquaticus genome has a window encoding:
- a CDS encoding DUF6607 family protein: MNNFRKLLLAFSLPFLANAQKAEDIAAIKGQCGCFDVDFRYAETFAPDKDYQFHDRYHAKAIEYVLPIEDSKQKIVLQHLLIVRDSVIVKHWREDWQFEEPMLFSFDKDRSWKFSELDKNQRKGTWTQKVFQTDDSPRYEGYAQWFHGNGEPFWESAVDAPLPRREYSKRKDYNVMHRGNRIYITDYGYLHEQDNKKFIRDDAGNDELLAEEKGYNAYRRVDMQNCQVAQKWWEEHQAFWADVRAAWDEVFAKRAGFEFKQFVRTKMFGQYLDELEKAHKSSEENRKALHDLMSKFVVFESAS, translated from the coding sequence ATGAACAATTTTAGAAAACTGCTGCTGGCTTTCAGCTTGCCCTTTTTGGCCAATGCACAAAAAGCCGAAGATATTGCCGCCATTAAAGGGCAATGCGGGTGTTTCGATGTCGATTTCAGGTATGCCGAAACCTTTGCTCCCGACAAGGATTACCAATTTCACGACCGTTACCATGCCAAAGCCATTGAGTATGTTTTGCCAATCGAGGATTCCAAACAGAAAATTGTTTTGCAACACCTTTTGATTGTCCGCGATTCGGTGATTGTGAAGCATTGGCGTGAAGACTGGCAATTTGAAGAACCCATGCTTTTTTCATTCGATAAAGACCGGAGCTGGAAATTCAGTGAATTGGATAAAAACCAAAGAAAGGGCACTTGGACACAAAAGGTTTTTCAAACCGATGACAGTCCGCGATACGAGGGCTACGCTCAATGGTTTCATGGAAATGGCGAGCCGTTTTGGGAAAGTGCAGTGGATGCTCCTTTGCCCAGAAGGGAATATTCGAAGCGAAAAGACTACAATGTAATGCACAGAGGAAATCGCATCTACATTACGGATTACGGCTATTTGCACGAACAAGACAACAAAAAGTTTATCCGCGACGATGCGGGAAATGATGAATTGTTAGCCGAAGAAAAGGGCTACAATGCATACCGAAGAGTGGATATGCAAAATTGCCAGGTTGCCCAAAAATGGTGGGAAGAGCATCAGGCCTTTTGGGCTGATGTTCGGGCGGCCTGGGACGAAGTTTTTGCCAAAAGAGCCGGTTTCGAGTTCAAACAGTTTGTACGCACCAAGATGTTTGGGCAGTATTTAGACGAACTCGAGAAGGCTCACAAAAGCTCGGAAGAAAACAGAAAAGCTTTGCATGATTTGATGTCGAAGTTTGTCGTCTTCGAGTCAGCAAGTTGA
- a CDS encoding DUF6686 family protein: MCERKNLRMVSQSKYGYIGYCAGCDRYNLVFNNIFLLLKKVELKGLGEITDKSLGVWFMDSAIGGGKQVSMQTPLPNVYFAFSAPEYEEFKRLINEAVLILNANQIIQHKN, translated from the coding sequence ATGTGCGAAAGGAAAAACTTGAGAATGGTGAGCCAGTCGAAATACGGCTATATAGGCTATTGTGCGGGATGCGACCGGTATAATCTGGTTTTCAACAATATTTTTCTGCTGTTGAAAAAAGTAGAATTGAAGGGTTTGGGCGAAATAACCGACAAAAGTTTAGGGGTTTGGTTTATGGATTCGGCCATTGGCGGAGGAAAACAGGTCTCGATGCAAACACCGCTTCCCAATGTATATTTTGCCTTTTCTGCACCCGAGTACGAAGAATTCAAACGACTCATCAATGAAGCGGTCTTGATTTTGAACGCGAATCAGATTATTCAACATAAAAACTAA
- a CDS encoding HmuY family protein codes for MMKGKLLMCGALCALLLSSCDKEEVDKQEPIVAETVSDLPAAPTDQENDGGYTFFSFSNGIVDKADSASVAWDIAFRSTSIIVNNGISGPGETQLGIVDGIFSEIGEVPAAVSWKSDASAESMAVPSGSGNGWYAYNPTNHEISPIAGKVFLVKTNAGNYAKFEILSYYKGAPTEYDISIPGRYYTFRYVYQPNGSMNFE; via the coding sequence ATGATGAAAGGAAAACTCCTTATGTGTGGGGCATTGTGTGCCCTTTTGCTTAGCTCTTGCGACAAGGAAGAAGTGGACAAACAAGAGCCCATTGTGGCCGAAACGGTAAGTGACTTGCCGGCGGCTCCTACCGATCAGGAGAATGATGGTGGGTATACGTTTTTTAGTTTTTCCAATGGAATAGTGGATAAGGCCGATTCGGCTTCTGTAGCATGGGATATTGCTTTTCGCAGCACCAGCATTATCGTGAACAACGGCATCTCTGGGCCGGGCGAAACACAGTTGGGCATAGTGGATGGCATATTTTCGGAAATCGGCGAGGTACCCGCTGCTGTGTCATGGAAGTCGGATGCGAGTGCCGAAAGCATGGCGGTGCCTTCGGGCAGTGGCAACGGTTGGTATGCCTACAACCCTACCAATCACGAGATTTCGCCAATTGCGGGGAAAGTATTTCTGGTGAAAACCAATGCAGGGAATTACGCCAAATTCGAAATCCTGAGCTACTACAAAGGAGCACCTACCGAATACGATATCAGTATCCCTGGCCGCTACTATACTTTCCGTTACGTGTACCAGCCCAATGGATCGATGAACTTTGAATAA
- a CDS encoding TonB-dependent receptor plug domain-containing protein yields the protein MTKYLLLLSLFLPGVLSAQTDSTFNRDLEEVVVSATKSEKPISALAMPVTVITKSKIEQMGSIRLNEILAEQTGLTLVYDHGTGVQMQGFSPEYTLILVDGEPLIGRTAGTLDLSRIAVGNIKQIEIVKGPSSSLYGSEALAGVVNIITDKAAKSGGQATVRYGRFNTVNSSLDLNLKQEKWALKLFGNQYSSKGYDLNAQSVGNTVSPFQTYTFMPKFQAEISPKIKLLISSRFYSESQKDIFDVGESEPNLVDSKGLVREFNLNPSIKFKISSKLKITTRFYQTSYHTESTQLYQSDKTVFDESFFTQHFQRPELQFDALLSEKDMLLGGLGMVLESVSATRYDDKKRFNTKYAFAQYEHYFSDAFHLNLGARYDAHSVYRNQFSPKISMLYKLSERWQVKGTFGYGYKAPDFRQLFLNFSNAIAGYSVFGSEELSKNLAHLEENNQLTAVLVDLSSLETIRPESSQAINVGFSHKTVQDIQVSANFFRNDIRDLIETFPAATKTNGQFVYSYRNLNKVFTQGMEWNASRTFSWPKKQKVTLSLGYQYLEAKDKSVLDKIEEGLVFRRNPETLNTERVSKKEYGGLMSRSKHMGNLKIFYSNAHGWSGNLRLVYRSKYGFGDLNGNSILDVEQEYIEGFFLLNLSAMKTWKKWRAQVGVDNVLNYTNAAYQPGLGGVKWYSSMTYSF from the coding sequence ATGACAAAATATTTACTTCTTCTCTCTCTGTTTTTGCCTGGGGTTTTATCCGCACAAACGGATTCCACTTTCAACAGAGATTTGGAAGAAGTGGTGGTTTCTGCCACAAAAAGTGAGAAACCGATCAGTGCTTTGGCTATGCCGGTTACGGTGATCACCAAATCGAAGATTGAACAAATGGGTTCGATAAGGTTGAATGAAATCTTGGCCGAACAAACTGGACTCACTTTGGTATACGATCACGGCACAGGCGTACAAATGCAAGGGTTTTCGCCCGAATACACTTTGATTTTGGTCGATGGCGAACCTTTGATTGGCCGCACGGCAGGCACTTTGGATCTCAGCCGAATTGCCGTTGGAAATATCAAGCAAATTGAAATCGTAAAAGGGCCTTCTTCTAGCCTTTACGGTTCGGAAGCCTTGGCGGGAGTGGTGAACATCATTACCGATAAGGCGGCCAAAAGTGGGGGGCAGGCCACTGTGCGGTACGGACGTTTCAATACCGTGAACAGCAGTTTGGACCTTAATCTGAAACAAGAGAAATGGGCCTTGAAATTGTTCGGGAATCAGTACTCATCAAAAGGTTACGATTTGAATGCACAATCTGTGGGCAATACAGTGTCTCCCTTTCAGACCTATACTTTTATGCCCAAATTTCAGGCCGAAATCAGCCCGAAAATCAAGCTGTTGATCAGTTCAAGGTTTTATTCAGAATCGCAAAAGGATATATTCGATGTGGGCGAATCGGAACCCAATTTGGTTGATTCGAAAGGCTTGGTTCGCGAGTTCAATCTGAATCCGAGCATAAAATTTAAAATCAGTTCGAAGCTCAAAATAACCACACGCTTTTATCAAACTTCATACCACACTGAATCCACGCAGCTTTATCAATCAGACAAAACCGTTTTCGATGAAAGTTTTTTTACACAGCATTTCCAACGCCCCGAATTGCAATTCGATGCCTTGTTGAGCGAAAAGGATATGCTTTTGGGCGGCTTGGGCATGGTTTTGGAATCGGTCTCGGCCACACGATACGACGATAAAAAGCGATTCAATACCAAATACGCTTTTGCCCAATACGAGCATTATTTCTCCGATGCTTTTCACCTCAATTTAGGGGCCCGATACGACGCCCACAGCGTGTATCGCAATCAGTTTTCGCCTAAAATATCCATGTTGTACAAGCTCAGTGAGCGTTGGCAGGTAAAAGGTACTTTTGGCTACGGTTATAAAGCTCCCGATTTCAGGCAGCTGTTTCTCAATTTTTCCAATGCCATTGCTGGATATTCCGTGTTTGGTTCAGAAGAATTGAGCAAGAATTTGGCCCATTTGGAAGAGAATAATCAGTTGACCGCCGTGCTCGTTGATTTGAGTTCGCTCGAAACCATTCGACCGGAATCTTCACAGGCGATCAATGTGGGCTTTAGCCACAAAACGGTTCAAGATATTCAGGTTTCGGCCAACTTTTTTCGGAACGATATTCGGGATTTAATAGAGACTTTTCCTGCCGCTACCAAAACCAATGGGCAGTTTGTGTACAGTTACAGAAACCTGAACAAGGTGTTTACACAAGGTATGGAATGGAATGCCAGTCGGACTTTTTCATGGCCGAAAAAGCAAAAGGTGACTCTAAGCCTGGGCTATCAGTATCTCGAAGCAAAAGACAAATCGGTTTTAGACAAAATAGAGGAGGGGCTGGTTTTCAGGCGAAACCCCGAAACGCTGAATACAGAACGCGTGAGCAAAAAAGAATACGGGGGCTTGATGAGCCGGTCGAAGCACATGGGAAACTTGAAAATATTTTATTCCAATGCCCACGGTTGGTCGGGTAATCTTCGTCTCGTTTACCGCAGCAAGTATGGTTTTGGCGACCTGAATGGCAATTCGATACTCGATGTTGAGCAAGAGTATATCGAAGGTTTTTTCCTCCTGAACCTTTCGGCAATGAAAACGTGGAAAAAGTGGCGTGCCCAAGTGGGCGTCGACAATGTGTTGAACTACACCAATGCAGCCTATCAACCGGGCTTGGGCGGTGTAAAATGGTACAGCAGTATGACCTACAGTTTTTAA
- a CDS encoding PepSY-associated TM helix domain-containing protein, whose protein sequence is MHVKTWLKYLAKHQKKWFGQWHAYAGILAGAVLFVVSTTGFLLVFEQELDVDLNPTLFPFENSKDKSDVGFSFVLDKAESYLKENASDWRVEFIYQDPYRENAYLVYIENEQEDLEQLVVNPHNGEITGRRDYDRTFTGFVRNLHRTLLIPGLGRYLVGSSALMGLVLVVTGLRLWWPKKWAQLKSKLWLKTKAKRKRVNYDLHSVLGLYFSPFISIISTTGAIITFNQFVILMLFLLSFSPPQSIQEILGKQSTYREGAQTLSLQEVLENVQDFKPAGNIMGIALPHDSLGAYSFDVLEPLDYHAEGHRSRLTLDQYSGEILMDTDRDYPETARLYLDWVTPLHFGTFGGFTTRIVALFSCLAFSILFITGIYIWLPRWTKRKSKNQDLELSLEG, encoded by the coding sequence ATGCATGTGAAAACTTGGTTGAAATATTTAGCAAAACACCAGAAGAAGTGGTTTGGGCAATGGCATGCTTATGCCGGTATTTTGGCCGGAGCAGTTTTGTTCGTGGTCAGTACCACGGGTTTTCTTTTGGTCTTTGAGCAAGAATTGGACGTCGACCTCAATCCCACGCTTTTCCCTTTTGAAAACAGCAAAGACAAAAGCGATGTCGGCTTTTCTTTTGTTTTGGATAAAGCCGAAAGCTATTTAAAAGAAAATGCCTCCGATTGGCGTGTCGAATTCATTTACCAAGATCCTTACCGCGAAAATGCCTATTTGGTTTATATCGAAAACGAGCAGGAAGATTTGGAACAGCTTGTGGTCAATCCGCACAATGGCGAAATAACGGGAAGAAGAGATTACGACCGCACGTTCACCGGCTTTGTGCGTAATCTGCACCGCACTTTATTGATTCCCGGCTTGGGGCGTTATTTGGTTGGCAGTTCGGCCCTGATGGGGCTCGTGCTCGTGGTGACGGGTTTGCGTTTGTGGTGGCCTAAAAAATGGGCACAGTTGAAAAGTAAACTTTGGCTGAAAACCAAAGCCAAACGCAAGAGAGTCAATTACGATTTGCACAGCGTTCTGGGCCTGTATTTCTCGCCTTTTATCAGCATTATTTCCACCACTGGGGCCATTATTACATTCAATCAATTCGTCATTCTGATGTTGTTTTTGCTCAGTTTTTCTCCGCCACAATCGATTCAGGAGATTTTGGGAAAACAATCGACGTACAGGGAAGGAGCCCAAACCTTAAGCTTGCAAGAGGTGCTCGAGAATGTGCAAGATTTCAAGCCCGCGGGGAATATTATGGGCATAGCCTTGCCGCACGATAGTCTGGGGGCTTATTCTTTTGATGTACTCGAACCGCTCGATTACCATGCGGAGGGACACCGTTCACGCCTGACTTTGGATCAGTATTCTGGCGAGATTTTGATGGATACCGATCGCGATTACCCTGAAACGGCTCGTTTGTATCTCGACTGGGTTACACCCTTGCATTTTGGCACATTCGGTGGCTTTACTACACGAATAGTGGCTCTGTTTTCTTGCTTGGCTTTTTCTATTTTATTTATAACTGGAATTTATATTTGGCTACCGAGATGGACAAAAAGGAAATCGAAAAATCAAGATTTGGAGCTCTCGCTAGAGGGCTGA
- a CDS encoding DUF4374 domain-containing protein, translating to MFTKQKAYLTVFAGTLLSSVIFSSCTDSSSTPDPGTDPVVETESKYFLSLRTQGSEGTSDYVLSADVIDDENTVISAAGKGIEQLGWCYYQAIGNTFFSFSYGDANKGIGYGFDKSGNIYEKGSFAYERIDLMGKGDDETLIGIGAPWGGGSFEMEVQLIDNEDIGIKKKVSVPMYKYSDADTLSKWPTSVLVRGDKMYMSFYPLDGASWATPETDTAYVAVYSYPEIELQTVIKDTRMGPIGYYGSPTAMVKDENENIYAVSSSAIAAGYTSVTKHSGILRINNGEDSFDSDFFIDVEEATNGGKLLSVTYAGNGKLVGRMVSAESAGNVPVWAAFDELQPICQIVVIDLDSKSVEIVDEIPMHSGQYTSPSLIEDGKVYMNITSLIAGESRLYKVDPATATATKAAKIEGLEVPALYKFEYEVE from the coding sequence ATGTTTACGAAACAAAAAGCATACCTTACTGTTTTTGCAGGCACTTTGCTTAGTTCGGTGATTTTTTCTTCTTGTACAGACTCTTCTTCTACGCCAGATCCGGGTACAGATCCTGTGGTCGAAACCGAGTCGAAATATTTTCTTTCTTTGAGAACGCAAGGTTCCGAAGGTACTTCCGATTATGTACTTTCGGCCGATGTGATCGACGATGAAAACACAGTGATCTCTGCCGCCGGAAAAGGCATTGAGCAGTTGGGTTGGTGCTATTATCAGGCTATTGGCAATACTTTTTTCAGCTTCAGTTATGGCGATGCCAATAAGGGCATTGGGTACGGATTCGACAAGAGTGGGAACATTTACGAAAAGGGAAGTTTTGCTTATGAGCGTATCGACCTAATGGGCAAAGGCGATGATGAGACTTTAATCGGGATCGGAGCTCCCTGGGGTGGAGGTTCTTTCGAGATGGAAGTGCAATTGATTGACAATGAAGACATCGGGATAAAGAAAAAAGTAAGCGTGCCAATGTATAAATACAGTGACGCCGATACACTGAGCAAATGGCCTACTTCGGTTTTGGTAAGAGGCGATAAAATGTACATGTCCTTTTACCCGCTCGATGGGGCTTCGTGGGCCACTCCAGAGACCGACACCGCTTATGTAGCCGTTTATTCATATCCCGAAATCGAATTGCAAACGGTAATCAAAGACACACGCATGGGGCCGATCGGCTATTACGGCTCGCCTACTGCGATGGTGAAGGATGAAAACGAAAATATCTATGCCGTATCTTCCAGTGCGATTGCGGCAGGTTACACTTCCGTAACCAAGCATTCAGGGATTTTGCGAATTAACAATGGCGAAGACAGCTTCGATTCTGATTTCTTCATCGATGTAGAAGAAGCAACCAACGGCGGAAAACTGCTTTCTGTTACCTATGCGGGCAATGGCAAACTTGTGGGCCGCATGGTTTCGGCGGAGAGTGCGGGCAATGTGCCTGTATGGGCGGCTTTCGATGAACTCCAACCAATCTGTCAAATTGTGGTGATTGATTTGGACAGCAAGTCCGTTGAGATTGTGGATGAAATCCCAATGCACTCAGGTCAGTATACGTCTCCGTCTTTGATCGAAGATGGAAAGGTGTACATGAACATTACGTCTTTGATTGCTGGAGAATCGCGTTTGTACAAAGTGGATCCGGCTACGGCCACGGCTACGAAAGCTGCCAAAATTGAAGGTTTGGAAGTGCCTGCCTTGTACAAATTCGAATACGAAGTAGAGTAA
- a CDS encoding TonB-dependent receptor: MKKVQFLLILLLLAFSGQAQKAMVCGLVKEKTGGPLIGATVYVQEEGTGAFTDENGRFCLSTSQSVLKLKVSAVGFETTEYSWNGEGSLEIELKTSDNVLDEVKVSGNKELANTRKQAYFVSALNVKKLQNSSQNMNQLLNRITGVKVREEGGLGSRASFSLNGFTGRQVKFFIDGVPMDNFGSSLSINNLPVNLAERIDVYKGVVPIELGSDALGGAVNIITNKQNKKYLDLAYQVGSFNTHRLSLVGSKTFDNGFVLKANAFVNHSDNDYKVKIQLPDPETGKYGPEQKIRRFHDAYDSQAAQVSLGVQGKNWADLFLVGLMASQNKKEVQTGMNMEQVVGQVFNSSHSFIPTLKYRKENLAIAGLDFTLNANYSFVNTSITDTSSRKYDWAGNYTVKTFGSNKGEISYYKTLFTFDDRNALVNGLMSFSRDENHTFSLSHTFSKARRQGEDPLSLRPIAFEESNFLTKQITGLAYKYGTVDSRFSATLFTKMFLMKGYTIDADYWEDFQEGFHKSYTRFGYGTALNYRITPAVRVKTSYENTWRLPEGEEMFGNGLLLENNPQLRPEHSHNVNLGINWSRSRATNNLSAELNWLYRLSSDFIRLESDGQTSRYSNLDSVRTWGAEAAFHAGLLHNRLNLDLNATYQDIKNVNRYESGVESFVYGDRLPNIPYFFGNLNAGYQWRAPFAENDVLNFGWGMHYVHEFYLFWPSQGSASSKFVIPQQISQNLYVSYSFKENKMNVSAECNNLTDADLYDNFRLQKPGRAFNLKLRYFIN; encoded by the coding sequence ATGAAAAAAGTCCAATTTCTTTTGATTCTTCTTTTGCTTGCTTTCAGCGGGCAAGCCCAGAAAGCAATGGTGTGCGGCTTGGTCAAAGAAAAGACAGGTGGGCCGCTAATTGGGGCGACGGTCTATGTACAGGAAGAGGGAACTGGAGCATTTACAGATGAGAATGGACGCTTCTGTTTGAGTACCTCTCAAAGTGTTTTAAAGCTTAAGGTTTCTGCTGTCGGCTTCGAAACGACGGAATATAGCTGGAACGGAGAAGGCAGTTTGGAAATTGAATTGAAGACCAGCGACAATGTATTGGATGAGGTGAAGGTTTCGGGAAATAAGGAATTGGCCAACACCCGAAAACAAGCCTATTTTGTATCGGCTCTGAATGTAAAGAAGCTGCAAAACAGCAGCCAGAATATGAATCAATTGCTCAACCGAATCACTGGCGTAAAAGTGCGTGAAGAAGGCGGTTTGGGTTCAAGAGCCAGTTTTTCTTTGAATGGTTTTACGGGGCGTCAGGTGAAATTTTTCATCGACGGTGTGCCGATGGACAATTTCGGTTCTTCCTTGTCGATCAACAATTTGCCCGTCAATCTGGCCGAACGCATTGATGTGTACAAAGGTGTGGTGCCCATTGAGTTGGGCTCGGATGCACTGGGCGGTGCCGTGAACATCATCACGAATAAACAGAATAAAAAATATTTGGATCTGGCCTACCAAGTGGGCTCGTTCAATACGCATCGCCTGAGTTTGGTGGGCAGCAAAACATTCGACAACGGTTTTGTACTGAAAGCCAATGCTTTTGTCAATCATTCGGACAATGATTACAAAGTCAAAATACAACTGCCCGATCCCGAAACGGGGAAATACGGGCCAGAGCAAAAAATACGCCGTTTTCACGATGCCTACGATTCGCAGGCTGCTCAAGTTTCGCTGGGTGTGCAGGGGAAAAATTGGGCCGATCTTTTTTTGGTGGGGCTGATGGCCTCGCAAAATAAAAAAGAAGTGCAAACCGGTATGAACATGGAGCAAGTCGTGGGGCAAGTGTTCAATTCAAGCCATTCGTTCATTCCCACATTGAAATACAGGAAAGAGAATTTGGCCATCGCGGGTTTGGATTTCACCCTAAACGCCAATTACAGTTTTGTGAATACGAGCATTACCGACACGAGCTCGAGAAAATACGATTGGGCGGGCAATTATACGGTAAAGACTTTTGGCTCGAACAAAGGCGAGATTTCGTATTACAAAACCCTTTTCACTTTCGACGACCGAAACGCCTTGGTCAATGGTTTGATGAGTTTTTCGCGTGATGAAAACCATACGTTTTCGTTAAGCCATACATTTTCTAAAGCTCGCCGTCAAGGCGAAGACCCCTTGAGTTTACGTCCGATTGCATTCGAAGAATCGAATTTCCTGACGAAACAAATTACCGGTTTGGCCTACAAATACGGTACGGTGGATAGCCGCTTTTCGGCCACGCTTTTTACCAAAATGTTTTTGATGAAAGGCTATACGATTGATGCCGATTATTGGGAAGATTTCCAAGAAGGCTTTCACAAATCGTATACGCGTTTTGGCTATGGCACAGCCCTCAATTACCGAATTACTCCGGCCGTTCGCGTGAAGACGTCATACGAGAATACGTGGCGATTGCCCGAAGGAGAAGAGATGTTCGGAAACGGCCTTTTGCTTGAAAACAACCCGCAGCTCAGGCCAGAGCACAGCCACAACGTGAATTTGGGCATCAACTGGTCGAGAAGTAGAGCCACAAACAATTTATCGGCCGAACTGAACTGGCTTTATCGTTTGTCTTCGGATTTCATTCGTCTTGAATCGGATGGACAAACAAGCCGTTACAGTAATTTGGATAGCGTTCGCACATGGGGGGCAGAGGCGGCGTTTCATGCGGGGCTTCTGCACAACCGACTGAACTTGGATTTGAATGCCACGTATCAGGATATCAAAAATGTCAACCGTTACGAAAGTGGGGTAGAGAGCTTTGTGTATGGCGACCGTTTGCCCAATATCCCGTATTTCTTCGGCAACCTAAATGCCGGATACCAGTGGCGAGCTCCTTTTGCCGAAAACGATGTGCTCAATTTCGGATGGGGCATGCATTATGTGCACGAATTCTATCTGTTCTGGCCAAGCCAGGGAAGTGCTTCCAGCAAGTTCGTGATTCCGCAGCAAATCAGTCAAAACCTTTACGTAAGCTACTCCTTCAAAGAAAATAAAATGAACGTTTCGGCAGAATGCAATAACCTGACCGATGCCGACTTGTACGATAATTTCAGGCTTCAAAAGCCGGGGAGAGCTTTCAATTTAAAACTCAGATATTTTATAAACTAA
- a CDS encoding Fur family transcriptional regulator — protein MALNQHNQKAYNLARQVLESRLNHMRLRKTVERYRILEEIYARDDHFDVDTFMESLHNKNFSVSRATIYNVLDLFVELGLVIRHQFADGLAARYEKAIGRKQHSHVVCSICGNIEEFCDPRLQAIQNNVAETFRSEIQTHSLTFYGVCRACGEKANAVE, from the coding sequence ATGGCATTGAATCAACACAATCAGAAAGCATATAATTTGGCACGGCAGGTTTTGGAGTCCAGGCTCAATCATATGCGGTTGCGGAAAACGGTAGAGCGTTACCGGATTTTGGAAGAAATATACGCCCGAGACGACCATTTCGATGTGGATACGTTTATGGAAAGCTTGCACAACAAAAACTTTTCGGTGAGTCGGGCCACAATTTACAATGTGCTCGATTTGTTCGTCGAATTGGGTTTGGTCATTCGCCATCAGTTTGCCGATGGATTGGCCGCTCGGTACGAGAAAGCAATCGGACGGAAACAACATAGCCATGTGGTGTGCTCCATCTGCGGCAATATCGAAGAGTTTTGCGATCCGCGATTGCAGGCGATTCAGAACAATGTGGCCGAAACGTTCAGGTCTGAGATTCAGACCCATTCGCTGACCTTCTATGGGGTGTGCAGAGCCTGCGGCGAGAAGGCCAATGCAGTGGAATAA
- a CDS encoding PepSY-associated TM helix domain-containing protein → MSFKKIVNKVHLWLGLATGLVVFIISITGCLYAFQEEIRDAFQDFRFATIQEGAPVLPPSTFRDIAQKRLPEYHLHAINYPGKDRNVEAIFFGFDPDHYFISFHDPYTGKTLRVKNMDKSFFRWVLNGHYYLWLPPKIGQPLTAYSTLIFLVMVISGIILWWPKNRSAAKQRFWFRWKKSTKWKRKNYDLHNILGFYSAWLAFILAFTGVIFGITWLREGVHKGMGGTKSTSYTEPHSDLAAQIAVDGDPMDRVWEIMKSEYPHAVSIEVHTVESDSAVVAANANNRAGVYWSTDYRYFDQYTLEEIPVDHVYGRLKDADFADKMLRMNYDIHIGAIFGIWGKILAFLISLTCASLPVTGFMIWWGRRKKEKVEVRKEIYRKESLATT, encoded by the coding sequence ATGAGTTTTAAGAAAATTGTCAATAAAGTACACCTTTGGCTGGGGCTGGCCACCGGTTTGGTGGTTTTTATCATCAGTATCACGGGTTGCTTGTACGCATTTCAAGAGGAAATTCGGGATGCTTTTCAAGATTTTCGTTTCGCGACCATTCAGGAAGGAGCACCTGTTTTGCCCCCATCCACATTTCGCGACATTGCCCAAAAGCGTTTGCCCGAATACCACCTTCATGCCATCAATTATCCTGGGAAAGACCGCAATGTAGAGGCCATTTTCTTTGGCTTCGATCCCGACCATTATTTCATCAGTTTTCATGATCCATATACGGGCAAAACCCTGCGGGTGAAAAACATGGACAAGAGTTTTTTCCGTTGGGTGTTGAATGGCCACTATTACCTTTGGTTGCCACCCAAAATTGGACAGCCGCTTACCGCGTATTCAACCCTGATCTTTTTAGTGATGGTGATAAGTGGCATTATTCTGTGGTGGCCCAAGAATCGGTCGGCTGCGAAACAACGCTTTTGGTTCAGGTGGAAAAAGAGCACAAAATGGAAGCGTAAAAATTACGACCTGCACAATATCCTTGGTTTCTACAGTGCGTGGTTGGCTTTTATTTTGGCCTTTACGGGTGTGATTTTCGGCATCACTTGGCTACGCGAAGGCGTGCATAAGGGTATGGGCGGCACAAAATCGACGAGTTATACCGAGCCGCATTCGGATTTGGCTGCCCAGATTGCAGTTGACGGAGATCCTATGGACAGGGTGTGGGAGATAATGAAATCGGAATATCCCCATGCGGTCTCGATCGAGGTGCATACCGTTGAATCGGACAGTGCCGTGGTGGCCGCGAATGCCAATAATCGAGCGGGCGTATATTGGTCTACGGATTACCGTTATTTCGATCAGTATACATTAGAGGAAATTCCTGTTGACCATGTGTACGGGAGATTGAAGGATGCGGATTTTGCCGACAAAATGTTGCGAATGAATTACGATATCCATATCGGGGCAATTTTTGGTATTTGGGGAAAAATATTGGCCTTTTTGATTTCGCTGACTTGTGCGAGTTTGCCCGTGACCGGCTTTATGATTTGGTGGGGGCGACGGAAGAAGGAGAAGGTGGAAGTACGAAAAGAAATCTACAGAAAAGAAAGTTTGGCGACGACATAA